The DNA sequence GCTACCACACCTTTGAACAGGCTTCCCAACATGCGGGATACTCGTTGGACAGGAAAGGTCCTGATGAACAGATATCAAAAGCACCCGTATCCGATCCACATGCCTCCGGGGACAAGCCTTAAAATCCCTGATTAGACACCCGACATTCGAACGCTCGTATGCTGTCTAGCAACCCCTATCCCCCCTATCCACAACATTGCCCCAAGATCCGATTGGCATCATGAGCCTCGTGCTTTCCAGCAGCTTGGTCATCTAAATAGACATAAAACAGTGCAGGTGTCACAACCTCAAGCCACAACCTCGTAAAAGCCCCCGTGGTCAAATGCTGTGTTATCATTACTCCCGTGCTGTGTCATACGAAATCACCAGAGATAGTTCTCGTTCGTCTTTCATTCACCTCATCGACCATACAagctcctcgccatcgcctAACCTTCCACAATCCCCgtcacccacaccaccatccttaACCCTCATGAACTCTAACCAACCATACTCAACCAAAATCCCATTCCCATACCAAGAAAGCCGAGTATCTCAGCTCGAATCCCTCACCCAACCAGGAcactccccaaactcccccaccacctccccctcccccctatcTGCAGCctccagcccctcctcccagctcTCCCTAAATCTCTGCCCAAGCGCTTCATACACCCCAGGCCACCCAGCCCTGACCGCATTCCCCCCGTACCTCttcgccccctccaccgcaaaCTTCCCCTGCTGCCTCGCAATAAACCCCTGCAGCAACCCCCCGTAAACCAAGCCCGCAACAACACTCTCGACACTGTCCACATCCGGCTTCTTATTCCCAAAAATCAACCCCTCGGACGGCATCAAGTACTTCGGCCCCCCCGGCGGAGGGACAAGTTCCCCAAATCCGGCCCGAGTATACCCCTCGAGCAATCTCTGCACATACGTCGCCGTAGTCACCACATCCTCAAAAGCCAACGAAGCAGCCTTAttaccctccccccccttcccccccaccgcatcatccatcatccccgaCCTCAACAGAaacgtcttcctcgtcagcGACCTCCAAAGCAAGGGCTTGAGACGATACAGAAAAACCAGATACAACCCTCTCTCCCACAACcactccctcttcccctccaacgcCGCCCGAAACGCCACAAAATTCCCCGACCTCACCGCCCGGCATATTGGGAGGaaaacctccccaaacccagccgCGTCCggccgggagaggaggttcaCCGACGGGAACCGGCCGCAGAGCATGTTGGAGGGGATCCACCAAGTGAGAATCTGGCGCCGGTGTTTGAGAAAGGAGGTGTGGCACTGCCTGTAGGCCTCCTCGAGGCACATGTGCGCGCGAAAGTAGTGCGCGTTGTCAAAGTTGAAGCGGCCGAGGTAGTAGAGGAAGGTTACCCTCTGCGAGGCCGGGTACAAGGCCAGGGCTGGGCCagaggtggagaggttggtgaacATTTGGACGGCGAGGTGAGATTTTTCGCACTGAATATAAAAAAGGTCAGGAGCTACGgtgggaaaaaagaaaattaggggagaagggggagctTACGGCAAAGAGGAGTTTAAGAGTTAGATTCGCAAAGAGATAAACCGCCACCTTTTTCCCCTTTGGCGGCGCCCATCTCGTGCTGGAGCGGTCACCCAGACAAGACGTGAAAAACTTTTGGATAATATCCGCCGCCATCTCAACAACCGACTTGCTCTCCCCGTCACCCGTCTCATCCCCTTCTATCAACGCTAGAACCTCCGGCTGTCTAGTCAGGCTCATAACCAGCTTCGACAGGGATTCCGACAAGGCCATGCTCGTCGGAAGGAGCATAACACCATAGGTCGGATTAGCAAGCGCGTTGGCGCATGATCTGTTGTCATTTTCCATCagtttcctcttcttgaaaccacaaaaaaaaagaagaaaaaagaaaagaaaaaggatTACCGACATCAACAGCTCACTGAGCCTAGTGTAAACATTGACAACATCGTCAAAGTTCACATCGCGCCAGTACTCGAGGTAGTCCTTGATGAAGGAATTAAACCCCGGCCACGGcgaccccttcccctctgGCACGTTATCTTCCTCTGGAAGACAGTTGTCGACGAATTTCTCGAGGGCGTCGCTCCCGTTGTCTGGATAGTTTGATCTGATCTCGTGCGCCAGGTTGTAGTATATATCCGGGACATCGTTCTCGACCTGCAGCCAGTCTTTGAGGCTGGCGCCGTCTGCCTCGAGGGCAAAGCCGCGAATCTTGGTCAGGAATTGGATTGCGAGACTCATGATGGGCGATGAGGACGTGAGTTAGTAAGTGAGTGAAAGTGCTTTTGGGTGGCACTCAAGGCGCGACTTGGCGGTTCATTGCTGCGTAGGCCACATCAGTGTTGAAAAGTGGAAAATATTACAAGGTCGTGTGATGGGTGTTTGTGGTTTGGGACAACAATAGCAATGAATATGGCTGAGTAGATTCTAAGGCAGGGCGGTGGGAATTAAACAAGTGAATGAGATCCACTCAGTTGAAAGACAATGCAGGCCACGGCTGTCTGTGgccaaccctaaccctgctATATACACTTTTCCACGCCAACCATTCCCGAGTGATTCATCACATGCCGTTGGATCAATCCTTTCATGACAGCATTATCATCATACTCATACAGACTCGATTCTCTGCACAACCATCGCTGTCGCGGCACCTCCGCCGTTGCAGATAGCCGCAACACCGTACTCACCGGGCTTCAGCTGGTGAAGCAAGGTGGTGAGAATGCGCGAGCCCGAGCTGCCCAGCGCATGGCCCAGCGAAATCGCTCCACCAACAGGGTTCACCCTCgcaccctccaaccccagaaTCTACCTGGCCGTTAGTGGAACGCACGAACTCGTGGGGATGGTTTAACAACGGGCTTCCTTACCTTCTCGTTAGCCTTGATCACAGCGGCGAACGCCTCGTTGAACTCCCACACAGCCACCTGGTCCTTGGTGATGCCAGCCCTTTCCAGAGCAATGGGAACAGCCTTGGCCGGAGCGACAGGGAAATCAATGGGGTCCAGGGCAGCATCGGCGGAGCTGACAATGCGCGCGAGAACTCTTGAGCCGGAGCCGTACTGCTGCGCAATCTCCTTGCTGCCAAGCACAAGGGCACTGGCACCATCGTTGAGAGTCGACGAGTTCGCGGCAGTCACGGTGCCAGTTCCGTCACGGACGAAGGCGGGCTTGAGCGTGGGAaccttgtcgagcttgatATCGAGAtacccctcatcctcgccaacgaTGACGTCgcccttcttgcccttgacaGTAACCGGCGCAATCTCATCAGCAAAGGCACCAGCCTTCCAGGCGGCCTGTGATCTCTCGTAGGACTGGATCGCATATTTATCTTGCTCCTCGCGGGTGAGCTTGTACTTCTTCACCGTGTTCTCGGCGCAGTTGCCCATGTGGAACTGGTCATAGACGTCGGTAAGACCATCCTTGATGAGACCGTCCTCCATCTTGACATGACCAAACGGAGGCAGATTGCTCGCGCGGGGCACGTAGTATGGTACTCTCGACATGTTCTCGAAGCCGCCGGCAACCTGAGCCTCGGCCAGACCCAGCTGGATGTTTTGCGCCGCAAATGCCACAGCCTTCAGACCAGAAGCGCAGAccttgttgatggtgatagCCTCGACGGAGGGAGGAAGTCCGGCAAAGATGGCGGCCTGGCGCGCCGGGGCCTGCCCAACCGAGGCCTGGAGGACATTGCCCATGTAGACATCGGTGATCTTGTCGACGGGCACCTTTGACTTCTCGATGGCAGACTTGATGGCGACGGCGCCGAGCTGTGGCCCGCTAACATTCAGGAAAGCGCCGTTGAACTGCACAAGCTCGTATTAGAACGTCATACGAGCATCACCTGAAGCTTCGTAGCACACTCATAAAGACATACCTTTCCTGTTGGTGTGCGGGAAGCGCTCAAGATGTATGCGTCTCGAATCTCCTTGCGAAGGCAAGCTTGTGAAGAAAACAGCCGAGCCGAGCCGCTTTTAAGTTGCGGCGACAGGCGTAGCGCCCTTGACATCATTGCCGTCATGATGGATGTGGCAGAGAGTTCGCTCAACGGAAAGCTAAATGCAATGactgacaagacaagaaggcTAGACCAGGACCAGAGGCAACGAGGGGAAAATCACTTGTGGACAAGACATGATCGGAAACGGTCGCCCTTCCCGAGGGCCAGCTTCTTTAAAGAGCACCGCCAGCACTGGCACACATGCGGCACTCCTCGGCTTATGACGGACTGACGGGATGTGCACGGGGAGTTTTGCGGAGGTGGGGACTATGATGGAGGAGCCGGGGAAACAGCCCCGCCATGGAGTTGGGGGTGCCGGGATGCCTTAAAGCTTTGGAGAGTTCGTTGAGATGTAACGGTTTGTTGCAGCGGCTGTCCTTTTGATACTTTCAAGAAGCTAGGTAGACCGAAGAAGGCCAGGACCAAACATGGGAAGCATAATCTACCAGATGAAGCAGAGAGAAAACACCGATCTACAGCGGCCTTTTCAGTGGCGCCGAAGACGCCCAGTTGGTGCTCTGGGTCTTTGATCGCACGTGCCAATGCCTTTTGTTAAGCAACGGTTCAATTATGATTGGCCAGAGTCACCTAAATGCACATAGCTAATCGATAAGAAATGCCCCCACTCGACAATGGCACCCATCCACTGACACCAAGAACAGAGCTTCTTCACTCTCCGCCGCCGGTTCCGCCCCCCATCGCCGTTGACATACCATAATCAACCCACTGCTGGACGCCCTGCCCACTGATTTCTCACGCGCCGAGACAACCACAAGCTACCATCAACTTTCCTTACCCATCGCTGGAGACCCTCCTACCTACACCATCGAGTGTCATCCTGCGTCTTTCTGGAAAACATGTCGACGGCAGCCCGCAGACGTCTCATGCGAGACTTCAAGGTACGGCGACCctaccaacacctccagcatGAACAAGACGTGTTTCGCGATGCTAACCTTCGGCTTCCGATTTTCAGCGCATGCAAACCGACCCTCCCGCTGGCGTTTCTGCTTCTCCGGTTCCAGACAATGTGATGACTTGGTGAGTAAAGCtcttcaccgccaacccAAGTCCATCAGCGAACTGGAttaccaaccaacccatcatcaggAATGCCGTCATTATTGGACCCGCCGATACTCCATTCGAAGACGGAACCTTTAGACTCGTGATGCATTTCGAAGAACAGTATCCCAACAAGCCGCCCTCGGTCAAGTTCATCAGCCAGATGTTCCATCCCAACGTCTACGCCACCGGCGAACTCTGCTTGGATATCCTCCAGAATCGCTGGAGTCCCACGTACGATGTCGCGGCTGTTCTTACGAGTATTCAAAGGTTCGTGGAAGGTTACAGGTGGACATAGCGGACACAGCAGGGAGCTTGACTAGATGGTAATGGCTGACACGGCTTGGGTACAGTTTGCTCAACGACCCGAACACGGGATCCCCAGCGAACGTCGAAGCTTCCAATTTGTACAAGGACAACCGTAAGGAGTACACGAAAAGAGTCagggagacggtggagaAGAGCTGGGAAGACTAAAGTCATAGGTTGGTTAATGGAAGTGGATTGGACGAGCTGAACAGCAGCTGCCCCTACTGATGCTCGATATATTGGGGGCTGTTTTCAGCGGTGTCATGGGATTAGGACTACAAACCGGAGTTTGCGGTGTTTTTGGCCACCTTCGAGTGGGGATTTGTGTGTTTTCAACAGCATTCTGGCAGGCAAAGGCATATTCGTTTTGTCAGGCGTTTGGTTCGTGCAACAAATAACTTGGTCTATTGCTCGCAAGGGCGTGTGGTTGTCAAAGTGAGAGGGAGCTTGATTTTGTTAGGGACTACAACAGGTTGGGAGGCATAGGCAACGGCGGGGTTTGTACGGAGTTGGGCCCCGCACGCATATAATCTGATATCAGTCTAAGCAACAAAGCCTACAAGCGGTGATTTTAAGTGCCCTGGAACCATTTGCTTCTCATCGTTCTGGTAGAGGTACTCCAGATGCCCACTCTTACTAGCTTCCCGAGACAATGCCATGGTAAGCTCGGCCCACCATACAATTACAGGGGCTTTCCGTCTGTACTCGCGAGGCACGGGAGCCGGCTTGCAGATGTCGGCAGAAGTGGCTCGCATTGAGCTGGTACTGACGGTTAATGGTGGCAGGCTGTCGTGAGGCTGTCATCTGCAATGCTGCCCGCTGCAATCGGCCGGCAAGAGACCCACGTCTAGTGTTGGGCAGAGTGGCAGGGGCCATTTTCAGGGCATGCATCGCCCGTTGAAACACGCCCCAAGACCGTGAACCATTAGCGCGTCATTCAGCCTCGAGTTtgtcatccatccatctgtCCAGTGGTGACtcgcctcggccttctctccccctcctctgcccctgACCGCCTTGACATACCCCACCGGTCCCTGACGTTCTTCTAGAACTTTGAACTACCTAACAGCAGAACTCAGATAACCCTCGTTTCAGGATCACTGCCCACTCTCGCCTTCACCAGACGatacgacgacgacgtccGGTATTGCTTTTCTAGCGGACCGCATCCTGTCATCTCTGATTTGCCGATCTGGGACCCGACCACCACTAGCAACCCACACCACACACGTTCACTTCGCAGTCCCAGGCACCAGACGACGACCTGACTTtccacaaacaacaacaacaacaactacaacaaccAAAACTACCGTCGACAACTCTTGAAGAAACGTAGCCACACAGACGCTCGCTTCTGCCGAtatcgccgccctcgccgccgctttttttttttttttttttttttaacttTTTCAACACCCGCATCTGCTTTTCCTTCCATGAACTTGCGCTTCCCGGGAGCGCGGGAAGCGGACTGCCATCATGTCGAACGCAAATAGCATCAAGGTCGTGGCTCGGTTTCGCCCGCAAAATCGGGTAGAAATCGAGTCTGGCGGTCAGCCCATTGTCACCTTTCAAGGCCCAGACACCTGCACTGTCGATGTGAGTACACCACAACGCATTGTTGCTGCTTCGAGGCCGCGCACCGCCACCCGGCATATCTGCATCTGTGCTAATATGCAACGCTTCTCCAGTCCAAGGAAGCGCAGGGCTCCTTCACGTTTGACCGTGTCTTTGATAtgtcatgcaagcaatcagACATTTTCGACTTTTCCATCAAGCCCACCGTCGACGATATCCTCAACGGTTACAATGGTACCGTCTTCGCCTATGGTCAGACCGGTGCCGGTAAATCGTACACCATGATGGGTACCAACATCGACGACGAAAGTGGAAAGGGTGTGATTCCAAGAATCATCGAGCAGATTTTCTCCCAGATCATGTCGAGCCCGGCCAATATCGAGTATACAGTGCGCGTCAGCTACATGGAGATCTACATGGAGCGCATCCGCGATCTGTTGCAGCCACAAAACGACAACCTACCAGTCCACGAGGAGAAGAGCAGGGGTGTCTACGTCAAGGGGCTGCTGGAGATTTACGTATCGAGTGTGCAGGAAGTCTTCGaagtgatgaggagaggcGGCAACGCCAGAGCTGTCGCGGCGACCAACATGAACCAGGAGTCTTCTCGATCGCATTccatcttcgtcgtcaccatcacccaaaAGAATGTCGAAACCGGCTCGGCCAAGAGTGGTCAGCTCTTCTTGGTCGATTTGGCCGGTAGTGAAAAGGTTGGCAAGACGGGCGCCAGCGGACAAACGCTGGAGGAAGCCAAAAAGATCAACAAGAGTTTGAGTGCCCTCGGCATGGTCATCAACGCCCTGACGGACGGCAAATCATCACACGTTCCCTACAGAGACTCAAAACTCACCCGTATTCTACAGGAATCTCTGGGTGGTAACAGTCGGACGACCCTCATTATCAACTGCTCCCCTTCCAGTTACAACGATGCCGAGACACTCAGCACGCTCCGTTTCGGCATGCGCGCCAAATCCATCAAAAACAAGGCCAAGGTCAACGCCGAGCTCAGCCCTGCCGAACTCAAGCAAATGgtggccaaggccaagaaccAAATCACAACCTTTGAGAATTACATTGCCGACCTGCAGAGCGAAGTTCAGTTATGGCGTGCCGGCGACGCCGTGCCAAAGGAGAGGTGGGTCCCACCCCTTTTGGAAGACAGAGTATCAGGCACAAAGGCAGACTCAAGGCCGGCCCGGCCCGCAACGCCTTCCCGATTACTGGAGCGTACCGGCGCTGAAACGCCTTCTGCTGCCGAGAGATCTGGGACACCAAGCCTCCCTCTGGACAAGGATGAACGAGAAGAGTTCTTGCGCCGGGAGAATGAGCTCCAGGACCAGCTTGCCGAAAAGGAGACACATGCTGCCGCCATTGGGAGACAACTCCGTGAGACAAAGGAGGAgcttgccatcatcaaggagcACGATGGAAAGCTCGGAAAGGAAAACGAAAGGTTGATCAGCGAGTCTAACGAGTTCAAGATGCAGCTGGAAAGGTTAGCATTCGAGAACAAGGAGGCTCAGATCACCATGGACGGGCTCAAGGATGCCAACTCGGAGCTTACCGCCGAGCTGGACGAGCTCAAGCAGCAGATGCTTGACATGAAGATGAGCGCCAAAGAGACCAGTGCCGTCctggatgagaaggagaagaagaaggcggagaagatggccAAGATGCTTGCCGGCTTCGATCTCAGCGGGGATGTGTTTAGCGACAACGAGCGATCCGTCGCCGATGCAATCGCGCAACTAGACGCCCTCTTCGAGATTGCCTCGAGTGGCGACCCTGTCCCCCCTGACGACCTCAAGGCCCTCAGGGAGAAGCTCTTGGAGGTGCAGGGTTTCGTACGACAGGCCGAGCTGTCTAGCTTCAGTGCTGCCTCCACCGAGGCCGAAGTGCAAAAGAGAcaggagctggaggccaAGCTGACTGCTCTCCAACAAGAGCACGAGGACATCCTGTCCAGGAACCTGGATGAGGccgacaaggaggaggttaaGGCCCTTCTCGCCAAGACGCTGTCCGACAAGTCCAGCACACAAGCCGAGCTCGTCGAGGGTCTCCGGACCGACCTCAACGTCCGCGTGGCAGAGaacgagaagctcaaggctcTCGTTGATGACCTCCAACGCCGGGTCAAGTCCAACGGGGCGGTGCCCATGGCCAACGGCAAGAcggtgcagcagcagctggctgaGTTTGAcgtgatgaagaagagtcTCATGCGCGACCTCCAGAACCGGTGCGAGCGCGTGGTGGAGCTCGAAATCTCCTTGGATGAGACTCGCGAGCAGTACAACAATGTGCTCCggagcagcaacaaccgggcacagcagaagaagatggcGTTTCTGGAGCGCAACCTGGAGCAGCTCACGCAGGTGCAGAGGCAGCTGGTGGAGCAGAACTCGgcgctgaagaaggaggtggcgATTGCGGAGCGCAAGCTGATTGCGCGCAACGAGAGGATCCAGAGCTTGGAGAGCTTGCTGCAGGAGAGccaggagaagatggcgCAGGCGAACCACAAGTGCGTTCCTTCTACCtatgatgttgttgttgatgattaTTGTTGTGTTTGCACACTTAAAAAGCAGCGGCCGAGAACGGACACGATCTCGGTCTCGGTGCACAACCCGTTTGCGAGGGCGATGTATATACTAATCACTTTTGTACTGCTACAGATTCGAGGTGCAGCTCGCCGCCGTCAAAGACCGGCTCGAGGCGGCGAAGGCCGGAAGCACAAGGGGGCTGGGTTCGCCGACTGGCCTCGGTGGCTTCAACATTGGCAGCCGAATCGCCAAGCCGCTTCGTGGCGGAGGTGACAACAATACTACGACGACTGTTTCTAGTAATCCTACGATTGCCAgcttgcagcagcagaatgCTCCGGTTGAGAATAAGAGGTCGAGCTGGTTTTTTAACAAGTCGTAGATTTGAcgaggggagaaggggggatggTTCGAGGGTGAGATGGAGCCggaagtgatgatgatgatgacgatgatgatggttaCAGGGGGTAAGTAAcggtgtgtgtgtggagttgatgatgagtaaggggaggggtggtaaAGGGCAGGGGGGTGGTAAAGGGCAGGGGGGTGGTAAAGGGCAGGGGGGTGGTAAATATCTGGACAAACGGTTGgtttggatgttgatgatgacttATGTGGGGAAATAACTAGTACAAAattgggaggaagagaggaaagggaagggaagtGAAAGGTATAAATTTGATGATTGATGTAGACATAtagaaggggaagaaaggggagagggaggtggccaGGATGTTGGTAAATATGAAATATGAACTTTGCATGGAATGGACATGGTGGGCATAAAGGCAGGCATTATTTGGCTTTGGCTCTTGGCTTTcacatgtgtgtgtgtgtgtgtgtgtgtgaataCGGATGAAATGATCTGCGCAGTTTGAGAGTTATACCCTgccttccttttttttcttttctcgtgTCATGTTTATTCCATGTTTCAGTCAAATCGTGTTGAGAGTAATCAGATAGCAATCACACCTTTCTGGGCCATCGCCGTGACAccatctccctttcccaaaACATCGTACAGTTGTTCCAAAGAGCTGAAAGAAATACCTCGACACATTCAATACAACTCATCCAAATCACAAAAGTTTACACAGCTTATGAGAAAGACTATGTAAATTACACACCAAGATCTatataaaaaataaaaaaacaGACAAAAAGCTACACCCCCTACAAAAATAACGCTGGGGAAAAAAACACAGCAGAACTAATCATCAGTCTCCTCAAAGAAACCCCTTTatcagaaaaaaagaaaaaaaaaaggaacacCTCAAACTAACCACCAttccacaccctcctcttcaagccctccccttccccttccccttcacctccaaAGCAggaaactcctcctcctcctcctccccctccctctcccactcccctttcaccaccccttcctccctctcctcccccaacctcctcaacctctcctcctcctccaacataCTCAACCTCAATGCCAACAccaaatcatcatccatctccccgtcaccaccaccaccgcccaagTCAACAACACTGTTGACCCCACTAACCCCGTTATACCCATACATCTTATCTACCATCGCATTCGAtccactcccaccacccccacccccattcgtaacccccttccccttatccttcttccccctcccattAGGTTTCTTAACCACCACCTGAAACTCTTGATACATCTCCagatcctcctcactctGATTCTGCCCAACCGGAGAATAGCAATCAGTCACCTGCCCCGAAGAATCCCCCCCGCTCTCCAAAAGCGACAACCTAATCGCCCTCTGCATCTGCGCCTCGAAATCGTCCTCCGTCGTCTCCTCTGGCAAAGGAGCCAAAACCACAgaggaagaactcgccaacGCGGCAGtggcaacaccaccattggAAATGCTCGGTTCAGGGGTGATGGTCTCAGCAGTGCGGCTGCTACTGCGGCCACTGCTGCTCCCATCCAACGACCCCAAATCGGCATTCGATCCACTGGCCGTGTCACTTGCGCTGAAGCGGCGCTGTTCATCCAAAAGAAGCGACTCTTCCGAGATCATCTGGGCATACTGCagcgcttcctcctcggtgagCTCAGCAAGACCGACACCAAACCGCTTGCGGAGACGGTCGAGTTCCTTGGAGCGGTGTTCCTGCTCCCTGCGCATCTCTGCCGCTTCAGCCGCAATGTACGAGTCAACACCGGCaccatcacggcgaccaGCCAGCCGCCCGTGAACATCATTGTGACGATGGCGACGCTTGCGTCCAGTTACTTGGTTGGTAGAGCTGTAGGTCCAGTATCGCAGAAATGTACCAAACGCAAGGACACCACGCAAGGCCGTTGGGTCAGGGTCCAAAAAAATGGCACCGACCTTGTAGAAGTTGGCGTGTTGGAGAGCAGGGTTCGATTGGAGGATGTGGCGTGGAATGCGTCCCGAGGGTCTGGCGTTGAGCGTTCTTATGGGCTCAAGCGTCGAGGCCAGAGGGTCCCATGCTTGCACGAGCCCGTCACTACCTCCGTGAACTACATACAACGCCGACACACCCAGACTGGAGATCTCAGGCGAGTCGGTCTGAATGACTCTCACCGGCTTCACCACGGGGGACGCGTCTCGCGCA is a window from the Podospora pseudocomata strain CBS 415.72m chromosome 6, whole genome shotgun sequence genome containing:
- a CDS encoding hypothetical protein (COG:Z; EggNog:ENOG503NWJ6) → MSNANSIKVVARFRPQNRVEIESGGQPIVTFQGPDTCTVDSKEAQGSFTFDRVFDMSCKQSDIFDFSIKPTVDDILNGYNGTVFAYGQTGAGKSYTMMGTNIDDESGKGVIPRIIEQIFSQIMSSPANIEYTVRVSYMEIYMERIRDLLQPQNDNLPVHEEKSRGVYVKGLLEIYVSSVQEVFEVMRRGGNARAVAATNMNQESSRSHSIFVVTITQKNVETGSAKSGQLFLVDLAGSEKVGKTGASGQTLEEAKKINKSLSALGMVINALTDGKSSHVPYRDSKLTRILQESLGGNSRTTLIINCSPSSYNDAETLSTLRFGMRAKSIKNKAKVNAELSPAELKQMVAKAKNQITTFENYIADLQSEVQLWRAGDAVPKERWVPPLLEDRVSGTKADSRPARPATPSRLLERTGAETPSAAERSGTPSLPLDKDEREEFLRRENELQDQLAEKETHAAAIGRQLRETKEELAIIKEHDGKLGKENERLISESNEFKMQLERLAFENKEAQITMDGLKDANSELTAELDELKQQMLDMKMSAKETSAVLDEKEKKKAEKMAKMLAGFDLSGDVFSDNERSVADAIAQLDALFEIASSGDPVPPDDLKALREKLLEVQGFVRQAELSSFSAASTEAEVQKRQELEAKLTALQQEHEDILSRNLDEADKEEVKALLAKTLSDKSSTQAELVEGLRTDLNVRVAENEKLKALVDDLQRRVKSNGAVPMANGKTVQQQLAEFDVMKKSLMRDLQNRCERVVELEISLDETREQYNNVLRSSNNRAQQKKMAFLERNLEQLTQVQRQLVEQNSALKKEVAIAERKLIARNERIQSLESLLQESQEKMAQANHKFEVQLAAVKDRLEAAKAGSTRGLGSPTGLGGFNIGSRIAKPLRGGGDNNTTTTVSSNPTIASLQQQNAPVENKRSSWFFNKS
- a CDS encoding hypothetical protein (EggNog:ENOG503NV1W; COG:I), with the translated sequence MTAMMSRALRLSPQLKSGSARLFSSQACLRKEIRDAYILSASRTPTGKFNGAFLNVSGPQLGAVAIKSAIEKSKVPVDKITDVYMGNVLQASVGQAPARQAAIFAGLPPSVEAITINKVCASGLKAVAFAAQNIQLGLAEAQVAGGFENMSRVPYYVPRASNLPPFGHVKMEDGLIKDGLTDVYDQFHMGNCAENTVKKYKLTREEQDKYAIQSYERSQAAWKAGAFADEIAPVTVKGKKGDVIVGEDEGYLDIKLDKVPTLKPAFVRDGTGTVTAANSSTLNDGASALVLGSKEIAQQYGSGSRVLARIVSSADAALDPIDFPVAPAKAVPIALERAGITKDQVAVWEFNEAFAAVIKANEKILGLEGARVNPVGGAISLGHALGSSGSRILTTLLHQLKPGEYGVAAICNGGGAATAMVVQRIESV
- the UBC2 gene encoding Ubiquitin-conjugating enzyme E2 2 (COG:O; EggNog:ENOG503NXSQ); this translates as MSTAARRRLMRDFKRMQTDPPAGVSASPVPDNVMTWNAVIIGPADTPFEDGTFRLVMHFEEQYPNKPPSVKFISQMFHPNVYATGELCLDILQNRWSPTYDVAAVLTSIQSLLNDPNTGSPANVEASNLYKDNRKEYTKRVRETVEKSWED
- a CDS encoding hypothetical protein (EggNog:ENOG503NZE0; COG:D) — encoded protein: MSLAIQFLTKIRGFALEADGASLKDWLQVENDVPDIYYNLAHEIRSNYPDNGSDALEKFVDNCLPEEDNVPEGKGSPWPGFNSFIKDYLEYWRDVNFDDVVNVYTRLSELLISCANALANPTYGVMLLPTSMALSESLSKLVMSLTRQPEVLALIEGDETGDGESKSVVEMAADIIQKFFTSCLGDRSSTRWAPPKGKKVAVYLFANLTLKLLFACEKSHLAVQMFTNLSTSGPALALYPASQRVTFLYYLGRFNFDNAHYFRAHMCLEEAYRQCHTSFLKHRRQILTWWIPSNMLCGRFPSVNLLSRPDAAGFGEVFLPICRAVRSGNFVAFRAALEGKREWLWERGLYLVFLYRLKPLLWRSLTRKTFLLRSGMMDDAVGGKGGEGNKAASLAFEDVVTTATYVQRLLEGYTRAGFGELVPPPGGPKYLMPSEGLIFGNKKPDVDSVESVVAGLVYGGLLQGFIARQQGKFAVEGAKRYGGNAVRAGWPGVYEALGQRFRESWEEGLEAADRGEGEVVGEFGECPGWVRDSS